The proteins below are encoded in one region of Ereboglobus luteus:
- a CDS encoding polysaccharide lyase family protein, with translation MRHLPLLVVTILFACQSLCAAAVATGLVTLERHDKTIILSNGLVRAEIDRATGNLAQFSLGERAVLASPSYLDWHTGKNNHLARPALTIAADPAKNAGQKAELVFAQNGRGEIDVALHYVMLPGERALRMFAVFTHPADRAAFTMAQARFVSRVSDKLFDTIAVDADRFRELPPADTPFEILGPKESMRFTGGPWKNQITDKYHYFTDAGGHYAHGWIGGNSRLGCWIIYGSTEDQNGGPTRQHNTAHWQRILLKILACSHYGAPNTIAPAGRAWQKVYGPWMLYLNENADPAALRADAERQAAAERAAWPAPWLDHPAFAKAAERGAVGGRLVVRDPQSPAANAANAWVGLAEPSPDWQRQARNYQYWTRADARGNFHIPSVRAGNHTLYAFVDGVLGEFRRDDIAVNPGATTALGDLIWTPVRHGRQLWEIGTPDRTAREFRHGDNHRRWGLWLEYPKDFPNDITYIIGKSDPRRDWNYAQIARIQPDGTYRGATWRILFDCDKSISTGGGDAVLHLAIAGAHNSILRVLVNGREAAIVRDLPKDNAMMRAGIHGQYTARDVRFPADWLREGQNEIALEHQGANAVAKNIMYDYLRLEVPQ, from the coding sequence ATGCGCCACCTGCCGCTTCTTGTCGTCACAATCCTGTTCGCTTGCCAGTCGCTTTGCGCAGCCGCCGTTGCAACCGGGCTTGTGACGCTTGAGCGGCACGACAAGACGATCATCCTCTCCAACGGTCTTGTTCGCGCCGAGATTGACCGCGCCACGGGCAACCTCGCGCAATTCAGCCTCGGTGAGCGCGCCGTCCTCGCCTCGCCCAGTTATCTCGACTGGCACACCGGAAAAAATAATCACCTCGCGCGTCCGGCGCTCACCATCGCCGCCGATCCCGCAAAAAATGCCGGACAAAAAGCCGAGCTCGTTTTTGCCCAAAACGGCCGCGGCGAAATCGACGTCGCGCTCCACTATGTGATGCTCCCCGGCGAGCGCGCGCTGCGCATGTTCGCCGTCTTCACTCATCCGGCGGACCGCGCCGCGTTCACCATGGCGCAGGCGCGTTTTGTTTCGCGAGTCAGCGACAAACTTTTCGATACCATTGCCGTCGATGCCGACCGTTTTCGCGAACTTCCCCCGGCCGACACGCCTTTTGAAATTCTCGGCCCGAAGGAATCCATGCGTTTCACCGGCGGCCCGTGGAAGAATCAAATCACCGACAAATATCACTACTTCACCGATGCCGGCGGGCACTATGCGCACGGCTGGATTGGCGGCAACTCCCGCCTCGGCTGCTGGATTATTTACGGCAGCACCGAGGACCAAAACGGCGGTCCCACGCGCCAGCACAACACCGCGCACTGGCAGCGCATTCTCCTGAAAATCCTCGCGTGCTCGCACTACGGCGCGCCGAACACAATCGCCCCCGCCGGTCGCGCATGGCAAAAAGTTTACGGCCCCTGGATGCTTTATCTCAACGAAAACGCTGACCCCGCCGCGCTTCGCGCCGACGCCGAACGCCAGGCCGCGGCGGAGCGCGCCGCATGGCCCGCGCCCTGGCTCGATCATCCCGCTTTCGCAAAAGCCGCCGAGCGCGGCGCGGTCGGCGGACGCCTTGTTGTTCGCGATCCGCAGTCGCCCGCCGCCAACGCCGCGAACGCGTGGGTCGGTCTCGCCGAGCCGTCGCCCGACTGGCAGCGGCAGGCGCGCAACTACCAGTATTGGACGCGCGCCGATGCGCGAGGAAATTTCCACATCCCCTCCGTCCGCGCCGGAAACCACACGCTCTACGCATTTGTTGACGGCGTGCTTGGCGAGTTTCGCCGCGACGACATCGCCGTGAATCCCGGAGCGACAACCGCGCTCGGCGATCTCATCTGGACGCCGGTGCGCCACGGACGTCAGCTCTGGGAAATCGGCACGCCCGACCGCACGGCGCGGGAATTTCGTCATGGCGACAATCACCGTCGATGGGGACTGTGGCTCGAGTATCCGAAAGACTTTCCAAACGACATCACCTACATCATCGGCAAAAGCGATCCCCGTCGCGACTGGAACTATGCGCAAATCGCGCGCATCCAGCCCGACGGCACGTATCGCGGCGCCACATGGCGAATCTTATTTGACTGCGACAAATCCATATCGACCGGCGGCGGCGACGCCGTGCTGCACCTCGCGATTGCCGGGGCGCACAACAGCATCCTGCGCGTCCTCGTCAACGGGCGCGAGGCCGCCATCGTGCGCGATTTGCCGAAAGACAACGCGATGATGCGCGCCGGCATCCACGGCCAATACACCGCGCGCGACGTGCGATTCCCCGCGGACTGGCTGCGCGAAGGGCAAAACGAAATCGCCCTCGAACACCAAGGCGCCAACGCCGTGGCTAAAAACATCATGTATGATTATCTGCGCTTGGAAGTGCCGCAATGA
- a CDS encoding TonB-dependent receptor codes for MHNEPIHPTRTFRHVATASHQKRLRMIVSSFAVALGCFQAGLKAADLVWTGDVDGNWDTSTSNWINGAAPAAFAAGDAVTFDNTSTTDTINIPGAVTPSAITVDVTRDLTFAPASGFGINGNIPLRKAGMGALIFSATNTGFSGTVTIEAGIFRTYAPASNIVMCTGPIVFAGGTYSLTAASNSNQPNLDQSFTVPAGVTGEITTPNRFALNGGVLGSGTLILNINTTVSRADFQNDFTGFSGELRLAGSGTARIGLNKLSSAQPVAVPGTSWTNTALVIDGSVGLLPNTASYGNTMAIGSLAGSSASAKLLGGSNGLVTYEIGGKNLDTSYAGSIETNAALTKVGTGMLTLTNAHTYTGATTISAGALHVTGQLAGASAVSVSTSAAFGGSGTVAGNVTYADGATLLSTAVASGSLLGMDVAGSVTLGSTLDISPVVPEGGLLVSGTYTLLRAAGGITGAPTLSWVYSGTGVSAVLGQDANTITVEITASLPDAPVITSLLTASGTIGEAFTYTIVASNNPASYDAIGLPSGLSINTASGVISGTATAAGTSNVTISATNLGGSDSKILEITISEPPPPGNVPAITSSLEVTGTVGEVFNYQIVATEYPTGYSASPLPADLSIASASGLISGTILSSGTSIIELGATNAVGTGTATLTLSAYSVPVITSATTATALVDEPFSYTLTATGEPTTFAATGLPSGLSFDSETREISGTPTVTGTSNITLTASNLVGSDTKTLELTVYSLAPAITSELVVTGTLGQPFDYQITATNTPTSFAAEPLPEGLSIDASGRITGTLTAAGGTRVTLTASNSYGDGTATLVISIIAPVEAGTLVWTGSVDDTWDKTTTNWIMTGASSATNYADGDRVLFNDTSASGTVSISGIITPASLTVDVSARDLTIDPGSGGGLSGDIPIVKKGIGTLAFSGTHAAFSGTSTLQEGMLKLYHPTTSYLLSGYGPVVLTGGTLALDSTASVTLLFEQPIYVPEGSTGGIRTNRTTRFASPIRGSGTLTITAGSNIELFVDTFSEFSGELRVNTASSTQRWVRPLNGTNGYSAFKGTEWANTSIVLDNAYIEPHRQSCVSGTVVIGALSSSGTTERLVSREATTAPMYTHYQIGGKNLDTVFNGAIENKTASNPAGLIKVGTGRFTLSGKSTHTGPTMVSAGMLYLTGEFSGTTAVTVSGSAAFGGTGVVAGNVTYADDSTLVFASDEEATISGLAVRGSVALGSTRMTVTPVVPEGVRLINGTHTILEADGNITGSPTFTWSYPADPAITADIVIVGSKVQVIIAGGEVAKAVITSPLKADVMTGDAFTYTLTATSDPSNPTQLNATDLPAGLSYDPSTNIISGTLAAGTYAITLTASNDSGITTETLTVISYATLPPAPVITSAARSVAVINATYVYAIEADNNPTAFNATGLPAGLEINTVTGQITGKAKTLGTSEVTLFASNIAGTGTAALELVVSLPKPEITKESVTQTQYQLFSHQIVATNSPASYGLDNTVATGDIMAFPSTVVLDPVTGVISGTFVTTGTYQALMQATNDAGTGAATLNVVVVIHPPVIGGADSAIGMVGTPFTYSIVAEHSPTTFAAINLPPGLSVNTSTGVISGTPEASGSYLVSLIAMNTTGPGTKQVTFTINGSSALTTLAGSAGSPGSADGPSSDARFNTPGAGVADQNGNLYVADTGNGSIRKIATDGTVSTFATGLNAPASVVIDAAGAALYVANTGANGIVKIDIATGVATTLVLAGTPALNAPTGLVIDASGNLYVANTGDHTIVKINTATCETALVAGASGTPGTANATGAAAGFDLPMGIAINADCSCLYVADTGNSMIRRIELSTGVVETVAGIAGSTGSANGSTSIATFNTPESLAVDAAGVIYVADTGNNTIRVIDTVAGTVSTFAGMAGSSGSQDGSGEDSTLNAPGGITIDSVSGEIYVLDTGNHIVRVLQAGPYFTTLPKAQTVDEGRGAIFTAVASGAPIPTYQWYKDGVAIAGATESALTISSVTRTDAGRYSVQATNPMGSVESTPVSLTVNGASQQPSGNGISDGNGGGAPGLWYLLVLALLGGVHVLRRRLRRRNSAIPFAIVATLFVFHAFGSLPLQAQAQTTGVVTGKVSSAKTGVALASAQVFVDSQGTPVLTESDGTFRIGNLAPGEHTVRVAYVDLDDQTKTVTIESGVAVHVEFVMSSDVYLLEKFVVSSEREGQSAAVQRQRQSDVMKNVVATDAFGNLIDTNAGELLKNLPGIFVDYAGEDVGSFSIRGIGSDQGTMSVDGNEFANSSTNPETSTERGVALKNFSIASIESIEVYKSPPPSSPANANGGVINMISKNAFDQKGRRIRIDTSMGLNTAALDWDPVPTGNRSPARSWSPGANVYYSEAFLGNRLGISLNANAYETYRFNNTIGDQGYIFDRPNTSDLPTADMSGYMSDTRLTEAVSKRRNRSLTFNTDFKISRTTSISLKTSYNDWKDLGGGSVAARLNTTNNGTVIKSASNFNTVEVEGAYVGMTVGGAPDKQGYGQAWSINPGVKHQFGGIRIDYDGYISRAFTHRAQGLNSITYNSPRGHYIFDNLQSNDGPTIRQLGITPQNDYLDLDNYSGLIINTSDSLMVDEKSGAKANIRIPAMLLGHPLSIRAGSSYTSWTRNRHTYKKNYTLNDSNASRPGYSEFYDPVRKDSWEFTDTAVPNWISPWKVLDYFNENPDMFTLDESTHRQSLYRYTNELTEDVVSGYMMGSWQIHNLNIMAGVRYEHTSTEASGFQTDGRLSNTDPLYYSMVSGKKSYDNWFPNVQLKYEPLANLIFRAAYTTSIGRPKLEYLLPSDSYTVSSSAQTVTINKKNTGLKPQYSNNYDISVEYYLPHGGVISGGVFRKDITDFILETSGLLADVAPDLVEQYQSLYEQYPNYDIYYGSAFNIGTAKMDGFEISYRQRLSFLPSFLKNIEFYESFSYIKPKGDIDVVNLKRKVSNTRITYRGNGWSIQAGYNWFGRYLRRSPSTLTNPDGSITMGNDGTYTKASGRLDLSFTYQFSRNWSLSCDWRNVLNEPDEYERFGRLVRYYRAGTTINFVLKYNL; via the coding sequence ATGCACAACGAACCCATCCATCCGACACGCACGTTCAGACACGTTGCGACCGCCTCACACCAAAAACGCCTGCGCATGATCGTGAGCTCGTTTGCCGTGGCGCTTGGTTGTTTCCAAGCGGGATTGAAGGCCGCGGATCTTGTTTGGACGGGCGATGTCGATGGCAACTGGGACACCTCCACATCCAACTGGATCAACGGTGCTGCTCCCGCAGCCTTCGCCGCTGGCGACGCCGTCACTTTCGACAATACCTCGACGACCGACACCATCAACATCCCCGGCGCGGTTACACCCTCGGCGATCACGGTTGATGTGACACGCGATCTGACCTTTGCGCCCGCATCGGGCTTTGGCATCAACGGCAATATTCCTCTGCGCAAAGCAGGCATGGGCGCGCTTATTTTTTCGGCGACGAATACCGGCTTCAGCGGCACGGTCACCATTGAGGCAGGCATATTCCGAACCTATGCCCCGGCATCAAATATCGTCATGTGCACGGGACCGATCGTCTTCGCCGGCGGAACCTATTCGCTCACCGCGGCGTCAAACAGCAACCAGCCAAACCTCGATCAATCTTTCACCGTGCCGGCGGGAGTGACGGGCGAGATCACCACGCCAAACCGTTTTGCACTCAACGGTGGTGTGCTTGGTTCCGGAACCTTGATTCTGAATATCAATACCACGGTTTCCCGGGCGGATTTTCAAAACGACTTCACTGGATTCAGCGGCGAATTGCGCTTGGCCGGTTCGGGCACCGCGCGCATAGGTTTGAACAAACTTTCTTCCGCCCAGCCGGTCGCCGTTCCGGGAACGAGCTGGACAAACACCGCTCTTGTCATTGATGGCTCCGTGGGTCTTTTGCCGAACACGGCTTCGTATGGAAACACCATGGCCATCGGTTCTCTCGCCGGATCGAGTGCGAGTGCAAAACTTCTTGGCGGAAGCAACGGACTTGTCACCTATGAGATTGGCGGCAAAAACCTCGACACTTCATACGCCGGTTCCATCGAGACCAATGCCGCGCTCACCAAAGTCGGCACGGGCATGCTCACGCTCACAAATGCCCATACCTATACCGGCGCGACCACCATCAGCGCCGGCGCGCTCCATGTCACCGGCCAGCTTGCCGGTGCCAGCGCGGTCAGTGTTTCCACCAGCGCGGCCTTCGGCGGTTCCGGCACGGTCGCCGGCAATGTCACTTACGCCGACGGCGCCACGCTTTTGTCCACCGCGGTTGCATCCGGTTCGCTCCTCGGCATGGATGTAGCGGGCTCCGTCACGCTTGGTTCCACACTCGACATCTCGCCGGTCGTCCCCGAGGGCGGCTTGCTCGTTTCCGGCACCTACACGTTGCTCCGCGCCGCCGGCGGCATCACCGGCGCGCCGACGCTTTCCTGGGTTTACTCGGGCACGGGCGTGTCGGCTGTTCTCGGCCAGGACGCCAACACCATAACCGTGGAAATAACCGCATCGCTTCCTGACGCGCCGGTCATCACCAGCCTGCTCACCGCGAGCGGCACGATTGGCGAAGCCTTCACTTACACCATCGTCGCGAGCAACAATCCCGCGAGTTATGATGCGATTGGCTTACCCTCGGGGCTGAGTATCAACACCGCCAGCGGCGTCATCTCCGGCACGGCGACAGCCGCCGGCACGAGCAATGTCACCATCTCGGCAACCAATCTTGGCGGCTCCGATTCCAAGATACTCGAAATCACCATCTCCGAGCCGCCGCCTCCCGGCAATGTGCCGGCCATCACCAGTTCACTCGAGGTCACGGGCACGGTTGGCGAGGTGTTTAATTATCAAATCGTCGCTACGGAATATCCCACGGGTTACTCCGCCAGCCCATTGCCTGCCGACCTGTCAATCGCCTCGGCGAGCGGCCTCATCTCCGGCACAATTTTGTCCTCGGGCACGAGCATCATCGAACTTGGCGCAACCAACGCTGTCGGCACCGGCACTGCCACGCTCACACTTAGCGCTTACTCCGTCCCTGTGATCACCAGCGCGACCACCGCAACCGCCCTGGTGGACGAACCCTTTTCCTACACGCTCACTGCGACCGGCGAACCGACAACGTTCGCCGCCACCGGCTTGCCCTCGGGACTTAGCTTCGACTCGGAGACTCGTGAGATCTCCGGCACGCCGACTGTCACCGGCACGAGCAACATCACCCTCACCGCGTCAAACCTCGTCGGCTCCGACACGAAAACGCTTGAATTGACCGTGTATTCGCTCGCGCCCGCCATCACCAGCGAACTCGTCGTGACGGGCACGCTGGGCCAGCCATTCGACTACCAAATCACGGCGACCAACACGCCCACCTCCTTCGCGGCCGAGCCGCTGCCCGAGGGGCTTTCCATCGACGCCAGCGGTCGCATCACCGGCACGCTCACCGCCGCCGGCGGCACCCGTGTCACGCTCACCGCGAGCAACAGCTACGGCGACGGCACTGCCACGCTCGTGATCTCCATCATCGCCCCTGTCGAGGCGGGCACGCTCGTTTGGACCGGCTCCGTTGACGACACATGGGACAAAACCACGACCAACTGGATCATGACCGGCGCGAGCTCGGCCACCAATTATGCCGATGGCGACCGCGTGCTCTTTAACGACACCTCGGCCAGCGGCACCGTGAGCATTTCCGGAATCATCACCCCCGCGTCGCTCACTGTCGATGTGTCCGCGCGCGATTTGACAATTGATCCCGGCTCAGGCGGCGGACTCTCCGGCGACATTCCCATTGTAAAAAAAGGCATTGGCACGCTGGCATTTTCCGGCACGCACGCGGCATTCTCCGGCACGAGCACGCTGCAGGAGGGCATGCTGAAACTCTATCATCCCACCACGTCCTATTTGCTTTCCGGCTACGGGCCGGTTGTGCTGACGGGCGGCACGCTTGCGCTGGACAGCACGGCAAGCGTCACGCTCCTTTTCGAGCAGCCGATCTATGTTCCGGAGGGTAGCACGGGCGGGATCAGAACCAATCGCACCACGCGTTTCGCCAGCCCCATAAGAGGTTCGGGCACTCTCACGATCACCGCCGGCAGCAATATCGAGTTGTTTGTCGATACCTTCAGCGAATTCTCAGGGGAACTGCGCGTCAACACCGCGTCGTCCACGCAACGCTGGGTGCGCCCGCTCAATGGCACCAACGGCTACTCGGCATTCAAGGGCACCGAGTGGGCCAACACCAGCATCGTTCTCGACAACGCCTACATCGAACCCCACAGGCAAAGTTGCGTTTCGGGCACGGTTGTCATTGGCGCGCTTTCCAGCAGCGGAACCACTGAGAGACTGGTCAGTCGCGAGGCCACCACCGCTCCCATGTATACGCACTACCAGATCGGCGGAAAAAACCTCGACACGGTTTTCAACGGGGCCATTGAGAACAAAACGGCAAGCAATCCCGCCGGTTTGATCAAGGTTGGCACCGGCCGCTTTACACTCAGCGGCAAGAGCACCCACACCGGCCCCACGATGGTTTCCGCGGGTATGCTTTACCTGACCGGCGAATTTTCAGGCACGACTGCTGTCACGGTATCCGGCTCCGCGGCGTTTGGCGGCACCGGTGTTGTCGCAGGCAATGTCACCTATGCCGATGATTCCACTCTTGTCTTCGCATCCGATGAGGAGGCCACGATTTCCGGTCTTGCCGTCAGGGGCTCGGTCGCGCTCGGCTCGACACGGATGACTGTCACACCGGTTGTGCCCGAGGGTGTCAGGCTCATTAACGGCACTCACACCATCCTCGAGGCCGATGGCAACATCACCGGTTCGCCCACCTTCACATGGTCCTACCCGGCCGACCCCGCAATCACGGCCGATATAGTCATCGTCGGGTCCAAGGTTCAGGTCATTATCGCCGGCGGCGAGGTTGCCAAGGCAGTCATAACCAGTCCGCTCAAGGCAGACGTCATGACGGGCGATGCTTTTACCTACACGCTCACGGCGACTAGTGACCCGTCGAATCCCACGCAACTCAATGCCACCGATTTGCCCGCCGGCCTTTCCTACGATCCGTCAACCAATATCATCAGCGGCACGCTCGCGGCGGGCACCTATGCGATCACGCTGACCGCCAGCAACGATTCCGGAATCACCACCGAAACGCTTACGGTCATTTCCTACGCGACCCTGCCTCCCGCGCCCGTCATCACAAGCGCGGCGCGCAGCGTCGCCGTCATAAACGCGACTTATGTTTATGCAATCGAGGCGGACAACAATCCCACTGCATTCAACGCCACCGGGTTGCCCGCCGGCTTGGAGATCAACACCGTGACCGGCCAGATCACCGGCAAGGCCAAGACGCTCGGAACAAGCGAGGTCACGCTCTTTGCCAGCAACATCGCCGGCACCGGCACCGCCGCGCTCGAGCTCGTCGTATCATTGCCAAAGCCGGAAATTACCAAGGAGAGCGTGACACAAACCCAATACCAATTGTTCAGTCATCAAATCGTCGCGACCAACAGTCCCGCGAGTTACGGCTTGGACAACACCGTTGCCACCGGGGACATCATGGCGTTTCCGTCCACCGTTGTCCTTGATCCGGTCACGGGTGTCATCTCCGGCACTTTTGTCACTACCGGCACCTATCAAGCCTTGATGCAGGCGACCAACGACGCCGGCACAGGCGCCGCCACGCTCAATGTCGTCGTGGTCATCCACCCGCCTGTCATCGGCGGCGCGGATTCCGCGATCGGCATGGTAGGCACACCCTTCACCTATTCGATTGTCGCGGAGCACTCGCCCACGACCTTTGCCGCCATCAACCTGCCTCCCGGACTTTCGGTCAACACCTCGACCGGTGTTATCAGCGGCACGCCCGAGGCCAGCGGTTCCTATCTTGTGAGTCTCATTGCAATGAACACCACCGGCCCCGGCACCAAGCAGGTCACTTTCACAATCAACGGTTCCTCGGCGCTCACCACGCTCGCCGGCTCGGCGGGCTCGCCCGGCTCGGCCGACGGCCCTTCCTCCGACGCGCGTTTTAACACGCCCGGAGCCGGCGTCGCCGATCAGAACGGCAATCTCTACGTCGCCGACACCGGCAACGGTTCCATTCGCAAAATTGCGACCGACGGCACCGTCTCCACCTTCGCCACCGGTCTCAACGCCCCGGCTTCCGTTGTCATTGATGCCGCGGGCGCGGCCCTCTATGTCGCCAACACCGGAGCAAATGGCATTGTCAAAATCGACATTGCCACCGGTGTCGCGACCACGCTTGTGCTTGCCGGCACGCCCGCGCTCAACGCGCCAACCGGTCTCGTCATCGACGCCTCTGGTAATCTATACGTGGCAAATACCGGCGACCATACCATCGTCAAAATCAACACCGCCACCTGCGAGACCGCGCTCGTCGCCGGTGCCAGCGGCACGCCCGGCACGGCCAATGCCACGGGCGCGGCCGCCGGCTTCGACTTGCCCATGGGGATCGCGATCAATGCCGACTGCTCCTGCCTCTACGTTGCCGATACGGGCAACAGCATGATCCGTCGCATCGAACTCTCCACCGGAGTTGTTGAAACGGTCGCCGGCATCGCGGGCTCGACAGGCAGTGCCAACGGCTCGACAAGCATCGCCACCTTTAACACACCCGAGTCGCTCGCCGTCGACGCCGCGGGTGTCATCTATGTGGCCGATACCGGCAACAACACCATTCGTGTCATCGACACCGTTGCCGGCACTGTTTCCACCTTTGCCGGCATGGCGGGCAGCAGCGGCTCGCAAGACGGTTCGGGCGAGGACTCCACGCTCAACGCCCCCGGCGGCATAACAATCGATTCGGTCTCGGGCGAAATCTACGTCCTCGACACCGGCAACCACATTGTCCGCGTTCTTCAGGCCGGCCCCTACTTCACGACACTGCCCAAGGCGCAAACGGTTGACGAGGGCCGGGGCGCCATCTTTACAGCAGTCGCTTCCGGGGCGCCCATACCGACCTATCAATGGTATAAGGACGGCGTGGCGATTGCTGGCGCGACCGAATCTGCGCTCACAATCAGCTCCGTCACGCGCACCGACGCCGGCCGTTACAGCGTGCAAGCCACCAACCCGATGGGCTCGGTGGAAAGCACTCCCGTTTCCCTCACCGTGAATGGCGCCTCGCAGCAGCCCTCCGGAAACGGCATCAGCGACGGAAACGGCGGCGGCGCCCCCGGCCTTTGGTATTTGCTTGTGCTCGCGCTCCTCGGCGGAGTTCATGTTTTGCGCCGCCGTTTGCGTCGCCGGAATTCGGCAATTCCGTTTGCTATCGTCGCAACGCTTTTTGTGTTTCACGCTTTTGGCTCACTACCGCTCCAAGCCCAGGCCCAGACCACAGGTGTCGTTACCGGCAAGGTGAGCAGCGCCAAGACCGGTGTCGCGCTTGCCAGCGCCCAGGTGTTTGTTGATTCGCAGGGCACGCCCGTCCTCACGGAAAGCGACGGCACCTTCCGCATTGGCAATCTCGCGCCCGGCGAGCACACCGTGCGCGTAGCCTACGTTGACCTGGACGACCAAACCAAGACCGTCACCATCGAGTCCGGGGTCGCTGTTCATGTCGAGTTTGTGATGAGCTCTGACGTTTACCTTCTCGAAAAATTTGTCGTTTCCTCCGAGCGCGAGGGCCAGTCGGCCGCCGTGCAGCGTCAGCGCCAGTCCGACGTTATGAAAAACGTCGTTGCCACGGACGCCTTCGGCAACCTCATCGACACAAACGCGGGCGAACTTTTGAAAAATCTCCCCGGCATCTTCGTTGACTACGCTGGCGAGGATGTCGGCAGTTTCTCCATCCGCGGCATCGGCTCCGACCAGGGCACCATGAGTGTCGATGGCAACGAATTTGCCAACAGCTCCACCAATCCCGAGACCAGCACCGAGCGCGGCGTCGCCCTGAAAAACTTCTCCATTGCCTCCATCGAAAGTATCGAGGTTTACAAATCGCCGCCGCCCTCCTCGCCGGCCAATGCCAACGGCGGCGTTATCAACATGATTTCAAAAAACGCCTTCGACCAGAAAGGCCGCCGCATCCGCATCGATACCAGCATGGGACTCAACACCGCCGCGCTTGACTGGGATCCCGTGCCCACCGGCAACCGTTCCCCCGCCCGTTCTTGGTCGCCGGGCGCCAACGTATATTATTCCGAGGCCTTCCTAGGAAACCGTCTCGGCATCAGTCTTAACGCCAACGCCTATGAGACCTACCGCTTTAACAACACCATCGGCGATCAAGGTTACATCTTCGACAGGCCCAACACTTCCGATCTGCCCACTGCCGACATGAGCGGCTACATGAGCGACACCCGCCTCACCGAGGCCGTTTCCAAAAGGCGCAATCGCTCCCTCACCTTCAATACTGATTTCAAGATCAGCCGCACCACCTCCATCTCGCTCAAGACATCCTACAATGACTGGAAGGATCTTGGCGGCGGTTCGGTCGCCGCGCGTCTCAACACGACCAACAACGGCACCGTGATAAAATCAGCCTCCAACTTCAACACGGTCGAAGTTGAAGGCGCCTACGTAGGCATGACCGTCGGCGGCGCGCCCGACAAGCAGGGCTACGGCCAGGCCTGGTCGATCAACCCCGGCGTGAAGCATCAGTTCGGCGGCATACGCATCGACTACGACGGCTATATCTCGCGCGCCTTCACCCACCGCGCGCAAGGTCTCAACTCCATCACCTACAACAGCCCCAGGGGACATTATATATTCGACAACCTGCAGTCCAACGACGGCCCCACCATCCGGCAACTCGGCATCACTCCGCAAAACGACTACCTCGACCTCGACAATTACAGCGGCCTCATAATCAACACCAGCGACTCGCTCATGGTCGATGAAAAGAGCGGCGCCAAGGCCAACATCCGCATCCCGGCCATGCTGCTCGGTCACCCGCTTTCCATCCGTGCCGGCTCAAGCTACACCTCCTGGACGCGCAACAGGCATACCTACAAGAAAAACTACACGCTCAACGACAGCAACGCCTCCAGGCCCGGATACAGTGAGTTTTATGATCCCGTGCGCAAGGACTCTTGGGAGTTCACCGACACCGCCGTCCCGAACTGGATCAGTCCGTGGAAGGTGCTGGATTATTTTAATGAAAACCCGGACATGTTCACCTTGGACGAGTCAACCCACAGGCAGTCGCTCTATCGTTATACAAACGAACTCACCGAGGACGTGGTGTCCGGCTACATGATGGGCTCCTGGCAGATTCACAACCTCAACATCATGGCCGGCGTCCGCTATGAGCACACCTCCACGGAGGCCAGCGGCTTCCAAACGGATGGACGCCTCTCCAACACCGATCCCCTGTATTATTCCATGGTTTCGGGCAAAAAATCGTATGACAACTGGTTCCCCAATGTGCAGTTGAAATACGAGCCGCTCGCCAACCTGATATTCCGCGCCGCCTACACCACTTCGATCGGTCGCCCGAAACTGGAATATTTGCTTCCAAGCGACAGCTACACCGTGAGCTCCAGCGCCCAGACGGTTACAATCAACAAGAAAAACACCGGGCTGAAACCGCAATACAGCAATAATTACGATATCAGCGTCGAATACTATCTCCCTCACGGCGGCGTCATTTCCGGCGGTGTCTTCAGAAAAGACATCACCGACTTTATTCTCGAAACCAGCGGCCTGCTCGCCGACGTGGCCCCGGACTTGGTTGAGCAATATCAATCGCTCTATGAGCAGTATCCCAATTACGACATCTACTATGGCTCCGCGTTTAACATAGGCACCGCCAAGATGGACGGCTTTGAAATCAGCTATCGCCAGCGCCTCTCATTCCTCCCCTCATTCCTCAAGAACATCGAATTCTACGAGTCGTTCTCCTACATCAAACCCAAGGGAGACATCGATGTGGTGAACCTCAAGCGCAAGGTCTCGAACACCCGCATCACCTACCGCGGCAATGGGTGGAGCATCCAGGCCGGTTACAACTGGTTCGGACGCTACCTGCGCCGCTCGCCCTCGACGCTCACCAACCCCGACGGCTCGATCACCATGGGAAATGACGGCACCTACACAAAGGCCAGCGGACGCCTTGACCTGAGCTTCACCTATCAATTCTCCCGCAACTGGTCGCTCTCCTGCGACTGGCGCAATGTCCTCAACGAGCCCGACGAATACGAGCGCTTCGGCCGTCTCGTCCGCTATTACAGGGCCGGCACCACCATAAACTTCGTGCTTAAATACAACCTGTGA